A section of the Rhipicephalus sanguineus isolate Rsan-2018 chromosome 11, BIME_Rsan_1.4, whole genome shotgun sequence genome encodes:
- the LOC119375637 gene encoding uncharacterized protein LOC119375637, producing the protein MTTILTMPYQDHCITLPINAYKSLNVFTPTMEKASNMARSTFGRPSLIVAFALQMGVVMYWLQGKPETPNSALYQRCDRFYLTDYSQASFTLPASEYAQSHY; encoded by the exons ATGACCACGATTTTGACTATGCCCTATCAAGACCACTGCATCACGTTGCCCATCAACGCTTACAAGAGCCTGAACGTGTTTACTCCTACGATG GAGAAGGCCTCCAACATGGCCAGGTCGACCTTCGGCAGGCCGTCGCTCATCGTAGCCTTCGCACTGCAGATGGGCGTCGTCATGTACTGGCTGCAAGGGAAGCCCGAAACACCTAATAGTGCACTGTACCAGCGGTGCGACCGCTTCTATCTCACGGACTACTCCCAGGCAAGTTTCACTCTTCCCGCATCGGAATACGCGCAGTCGCACTACTAG